In one Procambarus clarkii isolate CNS0578487 chromosome 29, FALCON_Pclarkii_2.0, whole genome shotgun sequence genomic region, the following are encoded:
- the LOC138369556 gene encoding uncharacterized protein, producing MDQLISINASDVTDVTSDVTDVTSDVTSDVTSDVTSDATDDVTGDVTGDVTDDVTGDVTDDAIGDPLVTKQLPSAHMVAVKGMLLLLFKIRYLEQKVPSSTGYGEPVTDSKKRCGFPVYWRHWRLTGVLSISRTASFGLNEFHNSRCSLINSFSVLLNLSSHPITIFSIVSAHIIILYRETSPLAFVCCYYTNSPRYYTNTPRYYTNSPRYYTNSARYYTNSPRYYTNSPRYYTNSPRYYTNSPRYYTNSPRYYTNSPRYYTNSPRYYTNSPRYYTNSPRYYTNSPRYYTNSPRYYINSPRYYTNSAPYYTNSPRYYTNSPRYYTNSPRYYTNSPRYYTNSPRYYTNSPRYYTNSPRYYTNSARYYTNSPRYYTNSPRYYTNSPRYYTNSPRYYTNSPRYYTNSARYYTNSPRYYTNSPRYYTNSPRYYTNSPRYYTNSPRYYTNSPRYYTNSPRYYTNSPRYYTNSPRYYTNSPRYYTNSPRYYTNSPRYYTNSPRYNTNSARYYTNSPRYYTNSQRYTNSPRYYSNSPRYYTNSPRYYTNIPRYYTNSPRYYTNSPRYYTNNPCYTNSPRYNTNNPCYTNSPRYNTNSPRYYTNSPRYYTNSPRYYTNSPRYYSNSPRYYTNSPRYYTNSPRYYSNSPRYYTNSPRYYTNSPRYYTNSPRYYTNSPRYYTNSPRYYSNSPRYYSNSPRYYTNSPRYYTNSPRYYTNSPRYYSNSPRYYTNSPRYYTNSPRYYTNSPRYYTNSPRYYTNSPRYYTNSPRYYTNSPRYYTSSPRYYTNSPRYYTNSPRFYTNSPRYYTSSPRYYTNSPRYYTNSPRYYTNSPRYYTNSPRYYTNSQGSHLKVPPSSLCKQGL from the coding sequence GTAACGAAGCAGTTACCGTCAGCTCACATGGTCGCTGTCAAAGgcatgttgttgttgctgtttaagattcgctacctggaacaaaaagttccaagtagcacgggctatggtgagcccgtaacggaCTCCaaaaaaaggtgtggtttccccgTCTACTGGCGACACTGGCGTCTTACTGGCGTCCTCTCCATAAGCCGAACAGCCTCGTTCGGACTAAACGAGTTTCACAACAGCCGCTGCTCACTTATTAACAGCTTTAGTGTCTTGCTAAACCTTTCATCTCATCCAATTACCATTTTTAGCATCGTTAGTGCTCACATAATTATTCTGTACCGTGAAACCTCACCATTAGCCTTTGTATGTTGTTACTACACTAACAGCCCTCGTTACTACACTAACACCCCTCGTTACTACACTAACAGCCCTCGTTACTACACTAACAGCGCTCGTTACTACACTAACAGCCCTCGTTACTACACCAACAGCCCTCGTTACTACACTAACAGCCCTCGTTACTACACTAACAGCCCTCGTTACTACACTAACAGCCCTCGTTACTACACTAACAGCCCTCGTTACTACACCAACAGCCCTCGTTACTACACTAACAGCCCTCGTTACTACACTAACAGCCCTCGTTACTACACTAACAGCCCTCGTTACTACACTAACAGCCCTCGTTACTACATTAACAGCCCTCGTTACTACACCAACAGCGCTCCTTACTACACCAACAGCCCTCGTTACTACACTAACAGCCCTCGTTACTACACTAACAGCCCTCGTTACTACACCAACAGCCCTCGTTACTACACTAACAGCCCTCGTTACTACACTAACAGCCCTCGTTACTACACTAACAGCCCTCGTTACTACACCAACAGCGCTCGTTACTACACCAACAGCCCTCGTTACTACACTAACAGCCCTCGTTACTACACTAACAGCCCTCGTTACTACACCAACAGCCCTCGTTACTACACTAACAGCCCTCGTTACTACACCAACAGCGCTCGTTACTACACCAACAGCCCTCGTTACTACACTAACAGCCCTCGTTACTACACTAACAGCCCTCGTTACTACACCAACAGCCCTCGTTACTACACCAACAGCCCTCGTTACTACACTAACAGCCCTCGTTACTACACTAACAGCCCTCGTTACTACACTAACAGCCCTCGTTACTACACCAACAGCCCTCGTTACTACACCAACAGCCCTCGTTACTACACTAACAGCCCTCGTTACTACACTAACAGCCCTCGTTACTACACCAACAGCCCTCGTTACAACACTAACAGCGCTCGTTACTACACTAACAGCCCTCgttactacaccaacagccaacGTTACACCAACAGCCCTCGTTACTACTCCAACAGCCCTCGTTACTACACTAACAGCCCTCGTTACTACACTAACATCCCTCGTTACTACACTAACAGCCCCCGTTACTACACTAACAGCCCTCGTTACTACACTAACAACCCTTGTTACACCAACAGCCCTCGTTACAACACTAACAACCCTTGTTACACCAACAGCCCTCGTTACAACACTAACAGCCCTCGTTACTACACTAACAGCCCTCGTTACTACACTAACAGCCCTCGTTACTACACTAACAGCCCTCGTTACTACTCCAACAGCCCTCGTTACTACACTAACAGCCCTCGTTACTACACTAACAGCCCTCGTTACTACTCCAACAGCCCTCGTTACTACACTAACAGCCCTCGTTACTACACTAACAGCCCTCGTTACTACACTAACAGCCCTCGTTACTACACTAACAGCCCTCGTTACTACACTAACAGCCCTCGTTACTACTCCAACAGCCCTCGTTACTACTCCAACAGCCCTCGTTACTACACTAACAGCCCTCGTTACTACACTAACAGCCCTCGTTACTACACTAACAGCCCTCGTTACTACTCCAACAGCCCTCGTTACTACACTAACAGCCCTCGTTACTACACTAACAGCCCTCGTTACTACACTAACAGCCCTCGTTACTACACTAACAGCCCTCGTTACTACACTAACAGCCCTCGTTACTACACTAACAGCCCTCGTTACTACACCAACAGCCCTCGTTACTACACCAGCAGCCCTCGTTACTACACTAACAGCCCTCGTTACTACACTAACAGCCCTCGTTTCTACACCAACAGCCCTCGTTACTACACCAGCAGCCCTCGTTACTACACTAACAGCCCTCGTTACTACACTAACAGCCCTCGTTACTACACTAACAGCCCTCGTTACTACACTAACAGCCCTCGTTACTACACTAACAGCCAGGGATCCCATCTTAAAGTGCCCCCTTCATCATTATGCAAACAGGGATTATAA